A region of Saimiri boliviensis isolate mSaiBol1 chromosome 8, mSaiBol1.pri, whole genome shotgun sequence DNA encodes the following proteins:
- the RFT1 gene encoding man(5)GlcNAc(2)-PP-dolichol translocation protein RFT1 isoform X3: protein MGSQEVLGQAARLASSGLLLQVLFRLITFVLNAFILRFLSKEIVGVVNVRLTLLYSTTLFLAREAFRRACLSGSTQRDWSQTLNLLWLTAPLGVFWSLFLGWVWLQLLEVPDPNVAPHYAAGVVLFGLSAVVELLGEPFWFLAQAHMFVKLKVTAESLSVILKSVLTVFLVLWLPHWGLYIFSLAQLFYTTVLVLCYVIYFTKLLGSPESTKLQTLPVSRISDLLPNITRNGAFINWKEAKLTWSFFKQSFLKQILTEGERYVMTFLNVLNFGDQGVYDIVNNLGSLVARLIFQPIEESFYVFFAKVLEREKDATLQKQEDIAVAAAVLEFLLKLALLSGLTITVFGFAYSQLALDIYGGAMLSSGSGPVLLRSYCLYVLLLAINGVTECFTFAAMSKEEVDRYNFVMLALSSSFLALSYLLTRWCGSVGFILANCFNMGIRITQSLCFIHRYYRRSPHRPLAGLRLSPVLLGAFALSGMVTAVSETLVAV from the exons gTGTTGTTTCGGTTGATCACCTTTGTCTTGAATGCATTTATTCTTCGCTTCCTGTCAAAGGAGATCGTTGGCGTAGTAAATGTAAG ACTAACGCTGCTTTACTCAACCACCCTCTTCCTGGCCAGAGAGGCCTTTCGCAGAGCGTGTCTCAGTGGGAGCACACAGCGAGACTGGAGCCAGACCCTCAACCTACTATGGCTAAC AGCTCCCCTGGGTGTGTTTTGGTCCTTATTTCTAGGCTGGGTCTGGTTGCAGCTGCTGGAAGTGCCTGATCCTAATGTCGCCCCTCACTATGCAGCCGGAGTGGTGCTGTTTGGTCTTTCGGCAGTGGTGGAGCTTCTAGGAGAGCCCTTTTGGTTCTTGGCACAAGCACATATGTTTGTGAAGCTCAAG GTGACTGCTGAGAGCCTGTCGGTAATTCTTAAGAGTGTTCTGACAGTTTTTCTCGTGCTATGGTTGCCTCACTGGGGattatacattttctctttggCCCAG ctTTTCTATACCACAGTTCTGGTGCTCtgctatgttatttatttcacaaagttACTGGGTTCCCCAGAATCAACCAAGCTTCAAACTCTTCCTGTCTCCAGAATAAGCGATCTGTTACCCAATATTACAAGAAATGGG GCTTTTATAAACTGGAAAGAGGCTAAGCTGACTTGGAGTTTTTTCAAACAGTCTTTCTTGAAACAGATTTTGACAGAAG GGGAGCGATATGTGATGACATTTTTGAACGTATTAAATTTTGGTGATCAGG gTGTGTATGATATAGTGAATAATCTTGGCTCCCTTGTGGCCAGATTAATTTTCCAGCCAATAGAGGaaagtttttatgtattttttgctaAGGTGCTGGAGAGGGAAAAGGATGCCACACTTCAGAAGCAG GAGGACATTGCTGTGGCCGCTGCAGTCTTGGAGTTCCTGCTCAAGCTGGCCCTGCTGTCCGGCCTGACCATCACTGTTTTTGGCTTTGCCTATTCTCAGCTGGCTCTGGATATCTATGGAGGGGCCATGCTTAGCTCAGGATCAG GTCCTGTTTTACTGCGTTCCTACTGTCTCTATGTTCTCCTGCTTGCCATCAACGGAGTGACAGAGTGTTTCACATTTGCTGCCATGAGCAAAGAGGAGGTCGACAG GTACAATTTTGTGATGCTGGCCCTGTCCTCCTCATTCCTGGCGTTATCCTATCTCCTGACCCGTTGGTGTGGCAGCGTGGGCTTCATCTTGGCCAACTGCTTTAACATGGGCATCCGGATCACACAGAGCCTTTGCTTCATCCACCGCTACTACCGAAGGAGCCCCCACAGGCCCCTGGCCGGCCTGCGCCTGTCACCGGTCCTCCTTGGGGCATTTGCCCTCAGCGGTATGGTCACTGCTGTTTCGGAG
- the RFT1 gene encoding man(5)GlcNAc(2)-PP-dolichol translocation protein RFT1 isoform X1, protein MGSQEVLGQAARLASSGLLLQVLFRLITFVLNAFILRFLSKEIVGVVNVRLTLLYSTTLFLAREAFRRACLSGSTQRDWSQTLNLLWLTAPLGVFWSLFLGWVWLQLLEVPDPNVAPHYAAGVVLFGLSAVVELLGEPFWFLAQAHMFVKLKVTAESLSVILKSVLTVFLVLWLPHWGLYIFSLAQLFYTTVLVLCYVIYFTKLLGSPESTKLQTLPVSRISDLLPNITRNGAFINWKEAKLTWSFFKQSFLKQILTEGERYVMTFLNVLNFGDQGVYDIVNNLGSLVARLIFQPIEESFYVFFAKVLEREKDATLQKQEDIAVAAAVLEFLLKLALLSGLTITVFGFAYSQLALDIYGGAMLSSGSGPVLLRSYCLYVLLLAINGVTECFTFAAMSKEEVDRYNFVMLALSSSFLALSYLLTRWCGSVGFILANCFNMGIRITQSLCFIHRYYRRSPHRPLAGLRLSPVLLGAFALSGMVTAVSEVFLCCEQGWPARLAHIALGAFCLGATLGTAFLTETKLVHFLRTQLGVPRRTDKTT, encoded by the exons gTGTTGTTTCGGTTGATCACCTTTGTCTTGAATGCATTTATTCTTCGCTTCCTGTCAAAGGAGATCGTTGGCGTAGTAAATGTAAG ACTAACGCTGCTTTACTCAACCACCCTCTTCCTGGCCAGAGAGGCCTTTCGCAGAGCGTGTCTCAGTGGGAGCACACAGCGAGACTGGAGCCAGACCCTCAACCTACTATGGCTAAC AGCTCCCCTGGGTGTGTTTTGGTCCTTATTTCTAGGCTGGGTCTGGTTGCAGCTGCTGGAAGTGCCTGATCCTAATGTCGCCCCTCACTATGCAGCCGGAGTGGTGCTGTTTGGTCTTTCGGCAGTGGTGGAGCTTCTAGGAGAGCCCTTTTGGTTCTTGGCACAAGCACATATGTTTGTGAAGCTCAAG GTGACTGCTGAGAGCCTGTCGGTAATTCTTAAGAGTGTTCTGACAGTTTTTCTCGTGCTATGGTTGCCTCACTGGGGattatacattttctctttggCCCAG ctTTTCTATACCACAGTTCTGGTGCTCtgctatgttatttatttcacaaagttACTGGGTTCCCCAGAATCAACCAAGCTTCAAACTCTTCCTGTCTCCAGAATAAGCGATCTGTTACCCAATATTACAAGAAATGGG GCTTTTATAAACTGGAAAGAGGCTAAGCTGACTTGGAGTTTTTTCAAACAGTCTTTCTTGAAACAGATTTTGACAGAAG GGGAGCGATATGTGATGACATTTTTGAACGTATTAAATTTTGGTGATCAGG gTGTGTATGATATAGTGAATAATCTTGGCTCCCTTGTGGCCAGATTAATTTTCCAGCCAATAGAGGaaagtttttatgtattttttgctaAGGTGCTGGAGAGGGAAAAGGATGCCACACTTCAGAAGCAG GAGGACATTGCTGTGGCCGCTGCAGTCTTGGAGTTCCTGCTCAAGCTGGCCCTGCTGTCCGGCCTGACCATCACTGTTTTTGGCTTTGCCTATTCTCAGCTGGCTCTGGATATCTATGGAGGGGCCATGCTTAGCTCAGGATCAG GTCCTGTTTTACTGCGTTCCTACTGTCTCTATGTTCTCCTGCTTGCCATCAACGGAGTGACAGAGTGTTTCACATTTGCTGCCATGAGCAAAGAGGAGGTCGACAG GTACAATTTTGTGATGCTGGCCCTGTCCTCCTCATTCCTGGCGTTATCCTATCTCCTGACCCGTTGGTGTGGCAGCGTGGGCTTCATCTTGGCCAACTGCTTTAACATGGGCATCCGGATCACACAGAGCCTTTGCTTCATCCACCGCTACTACCGAAGGAGCCCCCACAGGCCCCTGGCCGGCCTGCGCCTGTCACCGGTCCTCCTTGGGGCATTTGCCCTCAGCGGTATGGTCACTGCTGTTTCGGAG GTGTTCCTCTGCTGTGAGCAGGGCTGGCCAGCCAGACTGGCACACATTGCCCTGGGGGCTTTCTGTCTGGGAGCAACGCTTGGGACAGCATTCCTCACGGAGACCAAGCTGGTCCATTTCCTCAGGACTCAGTTAGGTGTGCCCAGACGTACTGACAAAACGACCTGA
- the RFT1 gene encoding man(5)GlcNAc(2)-PP-dolichol translocation protein RFT1 isoform X2, translated as MGSQEVLGQAARLASSGLLLQVLFRLITFVLNAFILRFLSKEIVGVVNVRLTLLYSTTLFLAREAFRRACLSGSTQRDWSQTLNLLWLTAPLGVFWSLFLGWVWLQLLEVPDPNVAPHYAAGVVLFGLSAVVELLGEPFWFLAQAHMFVKLKVTAESLSVILKSVLTVFLVLWLPHWGLYIFSLAQLFYTTVLVLCYVIYFTKLLGSPESTKLQTLPVSRISDLLPNITRNGAFINWKEAKLTWSFFKQSFLKQILTEGVYDIVNNLGSLVARLIFQPIEESFYVFFAKVLEREKDATLQKQEDIAVAAAVLEFLLKLALLSGLTITVFGFAYSQLALDIYGGAMLSSGSGPVLLRSYCLYVLLLAINGVTECFTFAAMSKEEVDRYNFVMLALSSSFLALSYLLTRWCGSVGFILANCFNMGIRITQSLCFIHRYYRRSPHRPLAGLRLSPVLLGAFALSGMVTAVSEVFLCCEQGWPARLAHIALGAFCLGATLGTAFLTETKLVHFLRTQLGVPRRTDKTT; from the exons gTGTTGTTTCGGTTGATCACCTTTGTCTTGAATGCATTTATTCTTCGCTTCCTGTCAAAGGAGATCGTTGGCGTAGTAAATGTAAG ACTAACGCTGCTTTACTCAACCACCCTCTTCCTGGCCAGAGAGGCCTTTCGCAGAGCGTGTCTCAGTGGGAGCACACAGCGAGACTGGAGCCAGACCCTCAACCTACTATGGCTAAC AGCTCCCCTGGGTGTGTTTTGGTCCTTATTTCTAGGCTGGGTCTGGTTGCAGCTGCTGGAAGTGCCTGATCCTAATGTCGCCCCTCACTATGCAGCCGGAGTGGTGCTGTTTGGTCTTTCGGCAGTGGTGGAGCTTCTAGGAGAGCCCTTTTGGTTCTTGGCACAAGCACATATGTTTGTGAAGCTCAAG GTGACTGCTGAGAGCCTGTCGGTAATTCTTAAGAGTGTTCTGACAGTTTTTCTCGTGCTATGGTTGCCTCACTGGGGattatacattttctctttggCCCAG ctTTTCTATACCACAGTTCTGGTGCTCtgctatgttatttatttcacaaagttACTGGGTTCCCCAGAATCAACCAAGCTTCAAACTCTTCCTGTCTCCAGAATAAGCGATCTGTTACCCAATATTACAAGAAATGGG GCTTTTATAAACTGGAAAGAGGCTAAGCTGACTTGGAGTTTTTTCAAACAGTCTTTCTTGAAACAGATTTTGACAGAAG gTGTGTATGATATAGTGAATAATCTTGGCTCCCTTGTGGCCAGATTAATTTTCCAGCCAATAGAGGaaagtttttatgtattttttgctaAGGTGCTGGAGAGGGAAAAGGATGCCACACTTCAGAAGCAG GAGGACATTGCTGTGGCCGCTGCAGTCTTGGAGTTCCTGCTCAAGCTGGCCCTGCTGTCCGGCCTGACCATCACTGTTTTTGGCTTTGCCTATTCTCAGCTGGCTCTGGATATCTATGGAGGGGCCATGCTTAGCTCAGGATCAG GTCCTGTTTTACTGCGTTCCTACTGTCTCTATGTTCTCCTGCTTGCCATCAACGGAGTGACAGAGTGTTTCACATTTGCTGCCATGAGCAAAGAGGAGGTCGACAG GTACAATTTTGTGATGCTGGCCCTGTCCTCCTCATTCCTGGCGTTATCCTATCTCCTGACCCGTTGGTGTGGCAGCGTGGGCTTCATCTTGGCCAACTGCTTTAACATGGGCATCCGGATCACACAGAGCCTTTGCTTCATCCACCGCTACTACCGAAGGAGCCCCCACAGGCCCCTGGCCGGCCTGCGCCTGTCACCGGTCCTCCTTGGGGCATTTGCCCTCAGCGGTATGGTCACTGCTGTTTCGGAG GTGTTCCTCTGCTGTGAGCAGGGCTGGCCAGCCAGACTGGCACACATTGCCCTGGGGGCTTTCTGTCTGGGAGCAACGCTTGGGACAGCATTCCTCACGGAGACCAAGCTGGTCCATTTCCTCAGGACTCAGTTAGGTGTGCCCAGACGTACTGACAAAACGACCTGA